GAAAGGCGAACGCGTTTATTGGATAGCCTTTGCGGGACTCAGTCAATAGTCACGCCAGCCATCTGACATTGCGATTAATGGCGGTTAGAGAACCGCGGCACGGGTATTTGGATGCTGCGGCCGCAAGCGCACCAAATCCCCCAAGAAACGTTCTTCGATCGCAGTGGAGGAAAGAACATGCGTCGTATCTCCAAGGTTGTCGCCGGCTTCGCCATCGCCGGTGCCGCGACGTTCGGCGGCCTCTCCATCGCCGGCCCGGCGTCCGCCGGCAGCGGAACCCTGGTCGACGTGACGGTGCAGGACGTGCTGACCGGCAACGAGGTCACCGTGCTGCAGAACGTGGCCGTTCCGGTCGCGGCGACGCTGTGCGGCCTGGACGCGAACGTGCTGTCGAACGTGCTGAACAACACCGACGTGACCGAGTGCAAGGCGCTCAGCATCGCGGGCCAGAAGGTCGGCTACGTCAAGAAGCACTGATGCTTCTCTTCCCCCAGTAATAGGGCCCGGCCACCTCGCCCAGGGTGGCCGGGCCCCACTGCGCCGACGACCGCCGGAAATCGCCCGCGAACAGATCCGCGTTGATTGACGGCACTCCGCTCGTCGGCGGGGCCTCCCGGGCGCGTGGAGGGGTGCCACGGGGCCGAATCGGCCGGTTTCCTCCTGCACCGCGGGTTCCACACGCGCCGCGGAGTTCCACGCGCGCCGCAAGTTTTCCTCGCCCGCCGCGGATTCCACGCGGGCCACAGATTCCACGCGCGCCGCAGATTCCACCCCGGCCACAGATTCCACCCGCGCCGCAAGTTTCTCGCGCCGCAGACTCCTCGCGAACCGCGCTGCGCCGCGGATATCCTCATGCGCTCCAGGGCTCCTCCGGCGCCGCAGGTTTCCGCATGCGTCGGGTCACTGGCGGCACGGTGGCGAATGTGGTCGGCCACGAGGTGGTGATCACCAGGACGCGCCGAGGCGGGACCCGGACCGGCCGAATGGACATCGCCGAGGTTCGGTCGCCGGGGCGCACCTACAGCGCGCGCAGGCCGACCAGCACGCGGCGGAGGATCTTCTCGGTGGGCGCGGTGGTGGGTGGTTCCCAGGCCGTGACCAGGCCATCGGTGACCAGGTCGCCGAGGAGCACGCGAGTGGTGCCGAGCGGGAGGCCGGCGTTGGCGGCGGCCTCGGCGACGGAGTGCGGGCTGTGGCAGAGACGCAGGATCTCGCGTTGTTCCGGCGGGAGCGAGCGGCCGGTCCGGGCGCCCTTGCCGGTGGTGATCATGAGGGTGACCAGGTCCAGGTTGCCGGCCGGGCGGGTGCGTCCGCGGGTGACCGCGTAGGGCCGCACCACCGGGCCGGCCGCGTCGTCATACCAGGCCTCCTCGGCGGTCGACCCCGAAACCGCACCCGCGCCCGGACCCGGACCCGCGGACGAGACCGGAGACGAGGACGCCGCGGGCGCCCGGCGCGCGGCCGAAGCCACACGCGCCGCCGGATTCGAGAGCGGAGCCGAAGCCGGGCCCATGGCCGAAGCCGGGCGCGCCACCGGAGCCGGGCCAACCCGCGAAGTCAGACCAGCCGGCGGAGTCGAGCGTGCCACCGGATCCAGGCCAGCCCGCGGATCCAGGCCAGCCCGCGGATTCGGGCGTGCCACCGGGTCCAGGTCAGCCCGCGGATCCAGGCCGGCCGGCGGAGCGGGTGCTGGCCCCGGCGCCGTGGCCGGAGCCGAGTGGAATGCCGACGCCGCCGGCCTATAGGGCGACATCTGCGCCTCGCCGGGCCCCCGGGCGCACGCCCGGAACGGCGACGGTCCCACCGGCCGGGCCGCCGGCGGGACCGCCGCGGGCGGGTGCGGCGGCAGCCGGGGCTGCCGCGAGCAGGTCCGCCGGGATCAGGACCGTGGCCGTGCTGCCCTGCGGACCGGTCTGCAGCGTGACCGTGATGCCCCGCCGCTGGGCGAGCCG
This genomic window from Catenuloplanes niger contains:
- a CDS encoding DUF742 domain-containing protein → MASAARRAPAASSSPVSSAGPGPGAGAVSGSTAEEAWYDDAAGPVVRPYAVTRGRTRPAGNLDLVTLMITTGKGARTGRSLPPEQREILRLCHSPHSVAEAAANAGLPLGTTRVLLGDLVTDGLVTAWEPPTTAPTEKILRRVLVGLRAL